The sequence GTTTCTTTACCCTTGCTTTGGTGCCCGATCTTTAATTGTTTCACACGTGGGGCTTCATCCCTCTCCTGAGGAGATTGGGACTTTCCCCCGTCTATGGGTTCCTTacccttgggactcctctttctctttgagtcCGTGGGCTCCGGCTGAGGAGGCAGAGCTGATCGaggaggagcaggaagtttggggccGGGAGATTGTGGCTGAGACTTAGTGGAGGATGACCTAGTCTGGATGGTCTGGGGCTGAAGTGGTGGAGACGGAGCACTGGACTGCGGTGTTCCCTGCGCACCCTTCCCCGGTTGACCCTCGAGGAGGTCGAGTAAACtggtcgggggctttctcttaagTCCCATCTCGGTTTGGGAAGATGTGCCTACTGATGACAATTCCACCTCAAACAAGGCCGAGTCACCTagatcaccagaaggatcctcggattggttggctaggtcaaataccccaaatcCCTCCTCGGATTGATCTAACTCGCCTTCGTCCTCCGCTGCTTGGTGAGATGAAGAGAGGTCCACCAGTGGGATGCCCTCTGGGACAAAATATCCTTCGGAGATTAAAAATCTTGATTCGACCACGataatttttggaagccgagGACGGCTggcgctgatcacgtgcctaaagtcggcaaatgacttctgaaggggagcgtaccctaagattttgtgaaCGGCTCGGACTTAACCATCCTCGTCATTTACGAAAACTGTCGCTTGAAGAACCGTCTCCAAGTCCACCCGGTTAACTAGGTAAAAGTGTCGATGAAAAGCGTGTGGATTTGCAAGAAAAACACATGCGCATGGTTAGTAACCGAACCACATCAAATTAAAAGGGCACAAAGGATCGGCACCCTTCCATTCtctataccccacctggttctccctctACCGTGGGGCACGGATCGCCATCATACCATTCACCGGAtacgataaggaaatccttgttggaatcagggaggcattgAATCAGTCGAACCCTCTCGTCTCTCGTTTTCCTATAATAGGAttttcccttcaaattttggagattatagcacCAATTCACGTCGTGGTGGGTCAATCTTAGACCCATCTTTtcgtttaaggcatccacacaacccagaatcctaaacatgttgccagtgcactgggtgggggctaatcggaagtgcctgaggtaaccctTTATTACtggccccatggggattctTATACCCCCCTCTACGAAGACGAGGACAGGAATTACCACCTCGCCCATTCTCCTCAGAAAGTACCACTCCCCCATTTTACAATGCCTAAGACTCACATTAGGAGGAATCCTGTAGTTGGCGACgaacttttccatcgcctcCTCAGTATCAACCaatttcctcagtctcaatttaaccatctctaCGAGTTACTAAACAAACTCAACCAGTGACGGAAGAAGGAAGGGaaccagagaaaaataaacccagaaaagaaaaagcacgagttaatggaggcagggaacttacagaaaagaggaaaggcGCCTTggacaggctttttgtgctggagataacgaaagttcagatgaacccagggtatatgcgctagaactcttaagtgcaaaactgaagagacaaatccgttccaaaaatcatttatgcCTCCCATTGAGAGTAACTGCATGAATTTTCCTGCCCATAAAGGCAAGGAAATCTCCACCGTTAGATCTCCATCACgccgtagaacgtgggaaacacagagtcgcccgcatttaatgaggccacgtttcaccttccaaagtctccaggaacgtgtctcgggcagacgaaaagtctcgggaaccgataggtgataAGGATTGACAGGCATTGACAAATGTCTGATATCATCAAAACCCTCATATCCGTCCAAGGAgccggatagcaggattttgaggggctattgtggggccagagaacttatgatccggcccacgctctactAAGGCCCAGGGCTCGTGCCGAGGAGGatatttgccgaggacgaataagGAAAGGCCGAATAGCCTGGGGGCACAGCTGaagatgaccctgtcctcggcattcaaagatttcaaagggaagagcaacaTCTCAATGAAGGCTGCCCCCAAAAAACCCCCTGaagaagaggcgagtagaatgggacccacgcGGGGGTACGGTGTGGAGctggttcaaggtaaatacgtcccctccgcattaaatgcgcccacaaacgtcctaaccatattaatgagaaaagacgcctgaacaGGGTGGTTTTGGTTatcgcaactaacaaaaagtaagggaaggcagctgatgggacgggtacttaagtaggcacctgcctgatcaacaagtggagggctaggatcaaccaagaagggctatataatgtgaaggttgatgcGCCTAAAAGgggaggctgggaaaaaaggtcaagaaccagagcctcccagaccgtttcgaggagaaagactccatgaaACGAACATGGCTTACTTTTGTATGAACAACATGGTTACCCACCAAccagtgaccaaggcctagccctttaaacccacgctctacaaatgatattgtttggaccctctttacgtacgagcccaatatCATCTTGGGGTCGTCACGAATTAAGTCCCTacagatacaatcaaaattaactagttgtcaaattttcatgatctctaccactcatcttgctcatatatatGGACAGCAACGTACGTACTTATgtatgtacacacacacacatagatatcaaccatttgtgtgtg is a genomic window of Quercus lobata isolate SW786 chromosome 2, ValleyOak3.0 Primary Assembly, whole genome shotgun sequence containing:
- the LOC115958028 gene encoding uncharacterized protein LOC115958028, producing MGLKRKPPTSLLDLLEGQPGKGAQGTPQSSAPSPPLQPQTIQTRSSSTKSQPQSPGPKLPAPPRSALPPQPEPTDSKRKRSPKGKEPIDGGKSQSPQERDEAPRVKQLKIGHQSKGKETEAQSTQSKGKGIEVQSSPST